In Thermococcus camini, a genomic segment contains:
- the tdh gene encoding L-threonine 3-dehydrogenase, with amino-acid sequence MAEKMPAIMKTKPAYGAELVEVDVPKPGPGEVLIKVLATSICGTDLHIYEWNEWAQSRIKPPQIMGHEVAGEVIEVGPGVDTLEVGDYISAETHIVCGKCYACRHNRYHVCQNTKIFGVDMDGVFAEYAIVPAQNAWKNPKDMPPEYAALQEPLGNAVDTVLAGPIAGRSTLITGAGPLGLLGIAVAKASGAYPVIVSEPSEFRRELAKKVGADYVINPFEEDPVKAVMDITDGAGVEVFLEFSGAPKALEQGLAATTPGGRVSLLGLFPRDVTVDFNNLIIFKALEVHGITGRHLWETWYTVSSLIQSGRLNLDPVITHKYKGFDDFEEAFELMKAGKTGKVVFFPHKG; translated from the coding sequence ATGGCCGAAAAGATGCCGGCTATCATGAAAACGAAGCCCGCTTATGGTGCCGAGCTCGTTGAGGTTGATGTTCCCAAGCCAGGACCGGGCGAAGTCCTCATCAAGGTTCTCGCCACCAGCATCTGCGGAACCGACCTCCACATCTACGAGTGGAACGAGTGGGCGCAGAGCAGGATCAAGCCACCCCAGATCATGGGCCACGAAGTGGCTGGAGAGGTCATCGAGGTCGGACCCGGCGTTGATACCCTCGAGGTCGGCGACTACATAAGCGCGGAAACGCACATCGTCTGCGGCAAGTGCTACGCCTGCAGGCACAACCGCTACCACGTCTGCCAGAACACCAAGATATTCGGCGTTGACATGGACGGTGTTTTCGCGGAATACGCGATAGTTCCTGCCCAGAACGCCTGGAAGAACCCAAAGGACATGCCCCCTGAGTACGCGGCGCTCCAGGAGCCGCTTGGCAATGCCGTCGATACCGTTCTGGCGGGGCCGATAGCCGGAAGGAGCACACTTATAACGGGTGCAGGCCCGCTCGGACTTCTTGGAATTGCCGTTGCAAAGGCGTCCGGGGCTTACCCGGTTATCGTGAGCGAGCCGAGCGAGTTCAGGCGCGAGCTGGCCAAGAAGGTCGGTGCCGACTACGTCATCAACCCCTTCGAGGAGGATCCCGTCAAGGCGGTTATGGACATAACCGACGGCGCCGGCGTTGAGGTCTTCCTGGAGTTCAGCGGCGCCCCCAAGGCTCTGGAGCAGGGTCTAGCGGCCACCACTCCAGGAGGAAGGGTCTCACTTCTCGGCCTCTTCCCGAGGGACGTTACGGTGGACTTCAACAACCTGATAATCTTCAAGGCCCTCGAGGTTCACGGCATAACCGGAAGGCACCTCTGGGAGACCTGGTACACGGTCTCAAGCCTCATCCAGAGCGGCAGGCTCAACCTCGACCCGGTCATCACCCACAAGTACAAGGGCTTTGATGACTTCGAGGAAGCCTTTGAGCTGATGAAGGCCGGTAAGACCGGTAAGGTCGTGTTCTTCCCGCACAAGGGTTGA
- the truA gene encoding tRNA pseudouridine(38-40) synthase TruA, producing the protein MRFALRVAYDGSAFYGFQRQPDVRTVEGELIKALSKLGIIRDAESSNFKGASRTDRGVSAIFNVVAFDVASRPDLVRAEVLNHHLRDLWVLGVAEVPEGFHPRFQARSKTYRYYQVDEGFNERDMRECAALFVGEHDFSAFSRLEPGRDPIRELLRVEVIGRQGYYIIEIEGKSFLWEMARRIVNAIRFCGLGLMEPKTVEMMLKGQYGKKVPPAPPEGLILWHMEYPDVKFQADERGIKKAKRDLFERYSRALTRAALFGDTLLEL; encoded by the coding sequence ATGAGGTTCGCACTCAGAGTGGCATACGATGGCAGCGCGTTCTATGGCTTTCAGAGGCAGCCCGACGTTAGAACCGTCGAAGGGGAGCTGATAAAGGCCCTGTCGAAGCTCGGAATAATAAGGGACGCCGAGAGCTCGAACTTCAAGGGGGCCTCGAGAACGGACAGGGGAGTTTCAGCAATCTTCAACGTCGTGGCCTTTGACGTCGCCTCGAGACCGGACCTCGTTCGCGCGGAGGTTCTCAACCACCACCTCAGGGATCTCTGGGTTCTCGGCGTTGCTGAGGTTCCCGAGGGATTCCACCCCAGGTTCCAGGCGAGGTCAAAGACCTACCGCTACTACCAGGTTGACGAGGGCTTCAATGAGCGCGATATGAGAGAGTGCGCGGCGCTCTTCGTTGGCGAACATGACTTTTCGGCATTCTCCCGGCTTGAACCCGGCAGGGATCCGATCAGAGAGCTCCTCCGGGTTGAGGTCATAGGGCGCCAGGGCTACTACATCATCGAAATCGAGGGAAAAAGCTTCCTGTGGGAGATGGCGAGAAGAATAGTTAACGCAATCCGATTCTGCGGTCTTGGCCTCATGGAGCCCAAAACGGTCGAAATGATGCTCAAGGGACAGTATGGCAAAAAAGTTCCCCCCGCGCCCCCCGAGGGACTCATACTCTGGCATATGGAATACCCGGACGTGAAGTTCCAGGCGGATGAAAGGGGAATCAAAAAAGCAAAACGCGACCTGTTCGAACGCTACTCAAGAGCGCTTACGAGGGCGGCCCTTTTTGGTGACACTCTCCTCGAGCTTTGA
- the pheT gene encoding phenylalanine--tRNA ligase subunit beta → MPKFDVSKRDLERLVGKTFTVEEWEDLFLYAKCELDDVWEEDGEIYFKADSKDTNRPDLWSAEGIARQIRWALGFESGLPGYKVEDSGVTVYVDGKLKNIRPYGVYAIVEGLNLDEEALKQMINLQEKVALTFGRRRREVAIGIFDFDKVKPPIYYRAAEKSEKFVPLGFEEEMTLEEILEKHEKGREYGHLIKDKPYYPLLVDSEGKVLSMPPIINSEITGRVTPETRNVFIDVTGWDLNKVMLALNVVVTALAERGGKIKSVEVVYPDMDINELVSYLAPDVEDKLRTIEKLTDWLVIETPDLTPKSFKVELDYIKRLTGLELSDEEIKDLLERMMYDVKLVDGKANLLYPAFRDDIMHARDVLEDVLIAYGYNEIEPEEPKLAVQGRGDKFIEFEDAVRELMVGYGLQEVMTFNLTNRESQYGKMLLEPGEDRFSHPPAELVEIENPISPKWSALRVWLIPSLLDFLSQNTHEEYPQRIFEVGKATLIDESRETKTVSESKLAVALAHPRVTFTEAKEILESVMHHLGFRYELEGIDHPSFIPGRAGKIVVEGKPIGIIGEVHPAVLENWGIEMPVAAFEMFLRPLYRAPYL, encoded by the coding sequence ATGCCCAAGTTCGATGTGTCAAAGCGGGATCTGGAAAGGCTCGTCGGGAAGACCTTCACCGTTGAGGAGTGGGAGGACCTCTTCCTCTACGCGAAGTGCGAGCTGGACGACGTCTGGGAGGAGGACGGTGAAATCTACTTCAAGGCAGACTCAAAGGACACCAACAGGCCCGACCTCTGGAGCGCCGAGGGAATAGCAAGGCAGATACGCTGGGCGCTCGGCTTCGAGAGCGGTCTTCCCGGGTACAAAGTGGAAGACAGCGGCGTAACGGTTTACGTTGACGGGAAGCTGAAGAACATCCGCCCGTATGGTGTCTACGCAATAGTTGAGGGACTGAACCTCGATGAAGAGGCGCTAAAGCAGATGATCAACCTCCAGGAGAAGGTGGCCTTAACCTTCGGGAGGAGGAGAAGAGAGGTCGCCATAGGCATCTTCGACTTTGATAAGGTGAAGCCGCCAATATACTACCGCGCCGCTGAGAAGAGCGAGAAGTTCGTTCCGCTGGGCTTCGAGGAGGAGATGACTCTCGAGGAGATACTTGAGAAGCACGAGAAGGGCAGGGAGTATGGCCACCTCATCAAGGACAAGCCCTACTACCCGCTCCTCGTGGACAGCGAGGGTAAGGTTCTCTCGATGCCCCCGATTATAAACTCCGAGATAACCGGCAGGGTGACCCCGGAGACGAGAAACGTCTTCATCGACGTGACCGGCTGGGACCTGAACAAAGTCATGCTGGCTTTGAACGTCGTGGTTACCGCTTTAGCTGAACGCGGGGGGAAGATAAAGAGTGTGGAAGTAGTATACCCTGATATGGATATTAATGAGTTAGTTAGTTATTTAGCCCCGGATGTTGAAGATAAACTACGAACTATTGAGAAACTAACAGATTGGTTAGTAATTGAAACACCGGATTTAACTCCCAAATCCTTCAAGGTTGAGCTCGACTACATCAAGAGGCTCACCGGGCTCGAGCTGAGTGACGAGGAGATCAAAGACCTCCTCGAGAGAATGATGTACGATGTCAAGTTGGTTGACGGGAAGGCAAACCTCCTCTATCCCGCCTTCCGCGACGACATAATGCACGCCCGCGACGTTCTGGAGGATGTCCTCATAGCCTACGGCTATAACGAGATCGAACCTGAGGAGCCAAAGCTTGCCGTCCAGGGAAGGGGCGACAAGTTCATCGAGTTCGAGGATGCCGTCAGGGAGCTCATGGTCGGCTACGGCCTCCAGGAGGTCATGACCTTCAACCTGACGAACAGGGAATCCCAGTACGGAAAGATGCTGCTCGAACCCGGTGAGGACCGCTTCAGCCACCCGCCGGCGGAGCTCGTCGAGATAGAGAACCCCATAAGCCCCAAGTGGTCCGCCCTGAGGGTCTGGCTCATCCCAAGCCTCCTCGATTTCCTGAGCCAGAACACCCACGAGGAGTACCCGCAGAGAATCTTCGAGGTCGGAAAGGCTACACTCATAGACGAGAGCAGGGAGACCAAAACGGTCAGTGAGAGCAAGCTGGCTGTTGCCCTCGCCCACCCGCGCGTTACCTTCACCGAGGCCAAGGAGATACTTGAGAGCGTGATGCACCACCTCGGCTTCAGGTACGAGCTCGAGGGCATTGATCATCCGAGCTTCATTCCGGGGAGGGCAGGAAAAATAGTCGTCGAAGGAAAACCGATCGGCATCATCGGGGAGGTCCACCCGGCAGTCCTGGAAAACTGGGGAATAGAAATGCCCGTGGCGGCGTTTGAAATGTTCCTAAGGCCGCTCTATCGGGCGCCGTACCTCTAA
- the hmgA gene encoding hydroxymethylglutaryl-CoA reductase (NADPH): MNVEELVEKVASGEIKLHQVERYTNGDKKLATEIRRRALEKKLGVSLENIGHYSIDPERVIGKNIENMIGVVQIPMGVAGPLKINGEYARGEFYIPLATTEGALVASVNRGCSALTEAGGLKTTIIDDKMTRAPLLKCPDARRAREVAEWVKANLDYLQERAVSKVTRHGKLRDVKPYIVGNNLYLRFEFETGDAMGMNMVTISSEEIMKVIEEHFPDVKYLALSGNLCVDKKPNAMNFINGRGKTVIAEAIIPREIVEKKLKTTPELIAEVNYRKNLIGSAQAGSYGFNAHFGNIVGAIFLATGQDEAQITEGSHGITLAEVTPEGDLYISVTMPSLEIGTVGGGTRVPTQREALSIMGVAGGGDPPGTNARKFAEIIAGAVLAGELSLLAAIAAKHLAKAHAELGR; the protein is encoded by the coding sequence ATGAACGTGGAGGAACTTGTGGAGAAAGTGGCCAGCGGAGAAATAAAGCTCCACCAGGTTGAGAGGTACACAAACGGTGATAAGAAACTCGCCACTGAAATAAGGAGGAGGGCGCTTGAAAAGAAGCTCGGTGTTAGCCTTGAGAACATAGGGCACTACTCGATAGACCCCGAGAGGGTCATAGGCAAGAACATCGAGAACATGATAGGCGTCGTCCAGATACCGATGGGAGTTGCCGGCCCTCTTAAAATCAACGGGGAATATGCCAGGGGCGAGTTCTACATCCCCCTCGCCACCACTGAGGGAGCGCTGGTTGCAAGCGTCAACCGTGGCTGCTCCGCCTTGACAGAGGCGGGTGGGTTGAAGACCACGATAATAGACGACAAGATGACCCGAGCGCCCCTCCTCAAGTGCCCCGACGCGAGAAGAGCCAGGGAAGTCGCCGAGTGGGTAAAGGCTAATCTCGACTACCTCCAGGAGAGGGCCGTCAGCAAGGTCACCAGACACGGAAAGCTGAGGGACGTTAAGCCTTACATCGTCGGCAACAACCTTTACCTGCGCTTCGAGTTCGAGACCGGAGATGCCATGGGCATGAACATGGTCACCATATCAAGCGAGGAGATAATGAAGGTCATCGAGGAGCACTTCCCGGACGTGAAGTACCTCGCCCTCTCGGGCAACCTCTGCGTGGACAAGAAGCCGAACGCGATGAACTTCATCAACGGCCGTGGGAAGACCGTTATTGCCGAGGCCATAATCCCGCGCGAGATAGTCGAGAAGAAGCTGAAAACCACTCCGGAGCTCATAGCCGAGGTCAACTACAGGAAGAACCTCATCGGTTCGGCCCAGGCCGGTTCCTATGGCTTCAATGCTCACTTTGGGAACATAGTCGGTGCAATCTTCCTTGCCACCGGCCAGGACGAGGCCCAGATTACCGAGGGCTCGCACGGCATAACCCTCGCGGAGGTTACCCCCGAGGGAGACCTCTACATCAGCGTCACCATGCCGAGCCTTGAGATTGGAACGGTCGGCGGAGGAACTCGCGTCCCGACCCAGAGGGAAGCCCTGAGCATAATGGGCGTTGCCGGCGGCGGAGATCCGCCCGGTACAAACGCCAGGAAGTTCGCGGAGATAATAGCCGGTGCAGTTCTTGCAGGGGAGCTTTCCCTTCTGGCGGCGATAGCGGCGAAGCACCTGGCGAAAGCACACGCCGAGCTGGGGCGTTAG
- the pheS gene encoding phenylalanine--tRNA ligase subunit alpha, with the protein MELSYQEKLTLIKLSEVGKTKFEELVKRTGLDQVAVMRAVLGLQSKGLAKLHEKSERVVRLTETGRKYAEIGLPERRALEVLKEKKKATLDDLRNVLSEDELKPIVGLLRKESWASVRKEDGKLVLEITEKGLSAEERSIDTALKLLTERKTVPLEEIEGLIPVKELKRRKIAEEDSVTERLVEISPEGMELVKRGIELKEEVSNLTPELIKSGKWREVEFKRFNISAPVRRIYPGKKQPYRAFLDKIRKRLIEMGFIEMVSDSLIETQFWNFDALFQPQNHPARDWTDTYQLKYPKNGHLPMEELVASVKAAHEHGLAGSRGWGYVWSPERAMLLMPRAHGTALSGRQLARGVEIPGKYFTIQRVFRPDVLDRTHLIEFNQVDGFVVGEDLNFRNLLGILKRFAVEIAGARKVKFLPDYYPFTEPSVQMSAYHPELGWVEFGGAGIFREEMTKALGVDVPVIAWGIGIDRLAMFKLGIDDIRYLFSYDLRWLREARLVW; encoded by the coding sequence ATGGAGCTAAGCTACCAGGAGAAACTCACGCTCATAAAGCTCAGCGAAGTTGGAAAGACTAAATTCGAAGAGCTCGTCAAAAGGACCGGTCTGGATCAGGTTGCTGTTATGCGAGCGGTTCTCGGCCTTCAGAGCAAGGGGCTGGCGAAGCTCCACGAGAAAAGTGAGAGGGTTGTCAGGCTCACCGAGACCGGAAGAAAGTACGCTGAAATAGGCCTCCCTGAGCGGAGGGCGCTGGAGGTTCTGAAGGAAAAGAAAAAGGCGACCCTGGATGACCTGAGGAACGTTCTCAGCGAGGATGAGCTGAAACCTATAGTCGGCCTCCTGAGGAAGGAGAGCTGGGCGAGCGTTAGGAAGGAGGACGGGAAGTTAGTCCTCGAAATCACCGAGAAGGGACTCAGCGCGGAAGAGAGGTCCATTGATACCGCCCTCAAGCTCCTCACGGAGAGGAAGACCGTACCTCTGGAGGAGATTGAAGGACTCATTCCCGTTAAAGAGCTCAAGAGAAGGAAGATTGCGGAGGAAGATTCCGTTACCGAGAGGCTCGTCGAGATATCCCCCGAGGGAATGGAGCTCGTGAAGAGGGGCATCGAGCTGAAGGAAGAGGTCTCCAACCTGACCCCGGAGCTGATAAAGTCTGGAAAATGGCGCGAGGTCGAGTTCAAGCGCTTTAACATCTCGGCCCCGGTCAGGAGGATTTACCCGGGCAAGAAGCAGCCGTACAGGGCCTTTCTCGACAAGATACGGAAGAGACTTATCGAGATGGGATTCATCGAGATGGTCTCCGACAGCCTCATAGAGACCCAGTTCTGGAACTTCGACGCGCTCTTCCAGCCCCAGAACCACCCGGCGAGAGACTGGACCGATACCTACCAGCTCAAATACCCGAAGAACGGCCACCTGCCCATGGAGGAACTCGTCGCCAGCGTCAAGGCTGCCCACGAGCACGGCTTGGCAGGTTCCCGCGGCTGGGGCTACGTCTGGTCGCCAGAGAGGGCCATGCTCCTCATGCCGAGGGCACACGGTACAGCCCTGAGCGGCAGACAGCTCGCCAGGGGCGTTGAGATACCAGGAAAATACTTCACGATTCAGCGTGTCTTCCGCCCGGACGTCCTCGACAGAACCCACCTCATAGAGTTCAACCAGGTCGATGGCTTCGTCGTCGGCGAGGATTTGAACTTCAGGAACCTCCTCGGGATACTCAAGCGCTTCGCGGTGGAGATAGCCGGGGCCAGGAAGGTCAAGTTCCTGCCGGACTACTACCCGTTCACCGAGCCGAGCGTTCAGATGAGCGCCTACCACCCCGAGCTCGGCTGGGTTGAGTTCGGCGGTGCCGGAATCTTCCGCGAGGAGATGACGAAGGCCCTCGGAGTTGACGTTCCGGTGATAGCGTGGGGGATAGGAATAGACAGACTTGCTATGTTCAAACTCGGAATAGACGACATCCGCTACCTGTTCAGCTATGACCTCAGATGGTTGAGGGAGGCGAGACTGGTCTGGTGA
- a CDS encoding MinD/ParA family ATP-binding protein has protein sequence MALIVVTGRGGAGKTTTTANFSTFLAMREYRVLAVDGDLYLPNLGFHFALDTVKYTLHSLLKNPDIDPEWAIYRHPHTGVHVLPGSTQLQDVLGISPRRLVDILDRVKYKFGVVFVDSPTGIPFDTLPTFEVANYQLIVVEIERSPIYSFETMVENEIEKLKALGERYGLNIGVILNKVRESADVVDKIVEAVEEDLDVPVLGWIPFDYNVPESINVGVPIVKYAPNSDASIAFREAGEVLEEWIFG, from the coding sequence ATGGCGCTCATAGTAGTGACCGGCAGAGGCGGTGCCGGAAAGACCACGACAACGGCCAATTTCAGTACGTTTCTGGCCATGCGGGAGTACCGCGTCCTCGCGGTTGACGGCGACCTGTATCTCCCCAACCTTGGCTTTCACTTTGCTCTTGACACTGTTAAATATACCCTTCACTCGCTCCTGAAGAACCCCGATATAGACCCCGAATGGGCGATTTACCGGCATCCCCACACCGGTGTTCATGTGCTTCCGGGGAGCACCCAGCTCCAGGACGTTCTGGGCATCTCTCCGAGGAGACTTGTGGACATTCTGGACCGGGTGAAGTATAAGTTCGGTGTCGTCTTCGTTGATTCGCCCACAGGCATACCGTTCGACACCCTCCCGACTTTTGAGGTCGCAAACTACCAGCTTATAGTCGTCGAGATAGAGCGCTCGCCGATATACTCCTTTGAAACGATGGTTGAAAACGAGATAGAGAAGCTGAAGGCACTCGGCGAGAGGTACGGCCTCAATATAGGTGTGATCCTGAACAAGGTTCGTGAGTCTGCGGACGTTGTGGACAAGATCGTGGAGGCGGTCGAAGAAGATCTCGATGTCCCGGTTCTCGGATGGATACCCTTTGACTACAACGTCCCCGAGTCCATCAATGTTGGAGTGCCCATAGTTAAATATGCCCCAAACAGTGATGCCTCGATAGCATTCCGGGAAGCCGGAGAGGTGCTTGAGGAGTGGATATTCGGCTGA